One window from the genome of Saccharomyces mikatae IFO 1815 strain IFO1815 genome assembly, chromosome: 4 encodes:
- the DLD2 gene encoding D-lactate dehydrogenase (similar to Saccharomyces cerevisiae DLD2 (YDL178W); ancestral locus Anc_7.286), giving the protein MLRNFLVRSASSHLKFGERYVKSSAFLGCYKRRVNYYSTKVQSRLTSQNYPNIHRDPRFKRLTSDDLNYFKSILSEQEILQANELEDLSFYNEDWMRKYKGQSKLVLKPKSVEKVSLILNYCNDEKIAVVPQGGNTGLVGGSVPIFDELILSLANLNKIRNFDPVSGILKCDAGVILENANNYVMEQNYMFPLDLGAKGSCHVGGVVATNAGGLRLLRYGSLHGSVLGLEVVMPNGQIVNSMHSMRKDNTGYDLKQLFIGSEGTIGIITGVSILTVPKPKAFNVSYLSVESFEDVQKVFVRARQELSEILSAFEFMDSRSQTLAKSQLKDAAFPLESDHPFYILIETSGSNKDHDDSKLETFLEKVMEEGIVTDGVVAQDETELQNLWKWREMIPEASQANGGVYKYDVSLPLKDLYSLVEATNNKLSEAGLIGESPKPVVGAIGYGHVGDGNLHLNVAVREYSKDIENALEPFVYEFVSSKHGSVSAEHGLGFQKKNYIGYSKSSEEIKMIKDLKAHYDPNAILNPYKYV; this is encoded by the coding sequence ATGCTGAGAAATTTTCTAGTGAGAAGCGCTAGTAGCCATTTGAAATTTGGTGAACGATATGTGAAGTCATCAGCTTTTTTGGGATGttataaaagaagagtCAACTACTATTCCACCAAAGTACAAAGCAGACTTACTAGTCAGAACTACCCAAATATACATAGAGACCCTAGGTTCAAGAGATTGACATCCGATGATTTAAACTATTTTAAATCTATTTTATCAGAGCAAGAAATATTACAAGCCAACGAATTAGAAGATCTCTCATTCTATAATGAGGATTGGATGAGGAAATATAAAGGCCAATCAAAGTTAGTCTTAAAACCCAAGTCTGTGGAAAAAGTTTCTCTGATCTTGAATTATTGTAACGATGAAAAGATTGCGGTTGTACCACAAGGCGGTAACACTGGTTTGGTTGGTGGTTCGGTCCccatttttgatgaattaaTTCTCTCATTGGCTaatttgaacaaaataagaaattttGATCCTGTTTCGGGTATCTTAAAGTGTGATGCTGGCGTGATTCTAGAGAACGCCAACAATTACGTAATGGAACAGAATTACATGTTCCCATTGGATTTAGGAGCTAAAGGCTCTTGTCATGTTGGTGGTGTGGTTGCGACTAATGCTGGAGGACTGAGATTATTACGTTACGGTTCACTACATGGAAGTGTGCTAGGATTAGAGGTGGTTATGCCTAATGGACAAATTGTTAATAGCATGCATTCCATGAGAAAAGACAATACCGGCTATGACCTAAAACAGCTGTTCATTGGCTCAGAAGGCACTATCGGCATCATTACTGGTGTTTCAATCTTGACTGTTCCTAAACCAAAAGCATTCAATGTGTCTTACTTGTCTGTTGAGAGTTTTGAGGATgttcaaaaagtttttgttAGGGCCAGACAAGAACTATCTGAGATCTTGTCCGCTTTTGAATTTATGGATTCTCGATCTCAAACATTAGCCAAAAGCCAACTGAAAGACGCTGCTTTTCCCTTGGAAAGCGACCATccattttatattcttaTTGAGACGTCCGGGTCAAATAAGGATCACGATGACTCCAAGCTTGAAACATTCTTGGAAAAGGTCATGGAAGAAGGTATAGTTACAGATGGTGTGGTAGCGCAAGACGAAACCGAATTGCAAAATTTATGGAAATGGAGAGAAATGATTCCAGAGGCAAGCCAAGCTAACGGTGGTGTTTATAAATACGATGTTTCCTTACCATTAAAGGACTTATATTCTCTGGTTGAAGCTACCAATAACAAACTCTCCGAAGCTGGTTTAATTGGTGAATCACCAAAACCCGTTGTGGGCGCCATTGGATATGGACATGTGGGTGATGGTAACTTACATTTGAATGTTGCCGTTAGGGAATACAGCAAGGACATTGAAAACGCTTTAGAGCCATTTGTTTATGAATttgtttcatcaaaacATGGTTCCGTTAGTGCCGAACATGGATTGGgtttccaaaagaaaaattacattGGCTATTCTAAAAGTTCcgaagaaatcaaaatgaTAAAGGACTTGAAGGCACATTACGATCCTAATGCAATTCTAAACCCTTACAAGTAcgtttaa
- the SMKI04G0650 gene encoding uncharacterized protein (similar to Saccharomyces cerevisiae YDL177C; ancestral locus Anc_7.284) — MSKNVGRLVKIWNESEVLIDRKSKFQARCCTLQDQKDIPFILQDLVQNNKAVSKASHMHMYAWRTAEIANELNFQQDQKKKSSKNNKKSSNHANKSKMVIVQPKNIEQGSADCGEAGAGQRLLTLLERANIFNVLVIVTRWYGGTPLGSSRFRHISTCAVETLKKGGYLH, encoded by the coding sequence ATGAGTAAGAATGTTGGAAGACTAGTGAAAATATGGAATGAGTCTGAAGTTTTAATCGATAGGAAATCGAAATTTCAAGCTAGGTGTTGTACATTACAGGATCAGAAAGATATACCTTTCATCCTACAAGACTTGGTTCAAAACAATAAGGCCGTTTCAAAGGCATCCCACATGCACATGTATGCCTGGAGAACAGCAGAAATAGCAAATGAGTTGAACTTTCAGCAAGaccagaaaaagaagagcagcaagaacaacaagaaaagtaGCAACCATGCTAATAAGTCAAAAATGGTAATAGTACAgccaaaaaatattgaacaaGGATCTGCTGACTGTGGTGAAGCCGGTGCTGGACAACGTTTGTTGACTTTACTTGAGAGAGCAAATATATTTAACGTTCTAGTAATAGTGACGCGATGGTATGGTGGCACACCTCTGGGTTCATCTAGATTCAGACATATTTCCACTTGCGCAGTggaaactttgaagaaggGAGGATATCTTCATTGA